In the genome of Phocoena sinus isolate mPhoSin1 chromosome 15, mPhoSin1.pri, whole genome shotgun sequence, the window ACGACTCAGtggaggctcagatgatggttagcattttttggcaatcaagtattttttaattaaggtatgtccattttttagacataatgctattgccacatttaatagactacagtatagtgtaaacataacttttacatgcactgggaaaccaaaagtTCACGTGACTCGCTTAGCACGATAAccgctttattgcagtggtctggaaccgaacccacaATACCTAAGGTGTGCCTGTAGAATGTGCATGGcaacagccaaaaagtgaaaaaacaacccaaaagttgAAAAACAACTGACGGACATAAAAGACAAGACTAAGGAAATTACAGATTGGATGAGACTAAGGCATGGCAACTAAACGCACTGTGGGTCCAGGGacagaaaaaaattcactggtggaaaaaactggtgaaatccaaagaGTATTGCACCAACGTTAATTTCTTAGTTCTGATGCCTGTACTCTGGCCAGGTAAGATGTCAACATTAGAGGAAGCTGGGGGAAAGGGTCtatgggaactctctgcactGACGGTACAACCTCTGTAAGTCAAATTACTTCAAAGTAAAAAACtaagcaacaaacaaaaaagtgatcTGTTCTGTctggatttatttaaaatactccGGTGTGGGTGATTAGATGGACACAGTGAAGGACTGGGGAGAAAGATAAAACAGGATTAGCAAAGAGTTGATCCTTACTGAAAAGAAGTGATGGATACATGGGGTTCATTATACTACAggtggccctccatatctgcaagttctgcatctgaggattcaaccaagaggaaatagaaaaaaatagaattttttgggggggggggaatttccagaaagttccaaaaagcaaaacttgaatttgctgtgtgctagcaactatttacatagcacttacattgtgtttacaactatttacatagcatttacattgtattaggtattaaaaGTAATTCTAGACATGATTTAAAGTATAAGGGAGGATGTACACgggttacatgcaaatactacacagttttatacaagggacttgagcatctgtggattttggtatccccAGGGGTCCTGAAACCAACCCTTTGCAggtaccaagggacaactgtactccacttctgtgtatatttgAATATTCCCATAATAAAGGTTTTTTTATAATATGATCTTTAGAGaattccgtggcggtccagtggttaggactcggtgctttcactgatggggcttgggttcaatccctgattggcaaactaagattccacaagccatgctgtgcaaggaaaaaaaaaaaaaaagatccttaaaagaaaaaataaacctttttttttaaaagaagaaaaaaatgatcctTTATAAAAGCAAATCAGATTAGGTCACATCTCAGTGAAATGTTTcccatttcactcagagtaaGCCAAAATCCTTAAAAATGTACCAGCCACTGGACCCTGGCCACACCCCCAAGTTTGTTACTGTGATCATACAAGAACAAAATTAAGAATAGGCTCTTAGAAACTTCTATGGCAACTTAACACTGCCACAACCACCAAGAGCATAATCACTTTTctagtacttttttaaaaactgcagtaaaatatacataaagtcTACCATCCATCACCACCACACATTTCCAGAACATTTGCATCATTCCAAACTAGAACTGTTTCCATTAACAATTCCCATTCCCCTctccagccctggcaaccaccttctacattctgtctctatgaatagTGTCCCTAAGGTTCATCAAGCTGTAGCaggtatcagaacttcattcctgggactttcctggtggtccagtggttaagactccttgcttccactgcagggggcacgggttcgaccactggtcagggaactaagatccttcaagttgtacagcgcagccaaaaaagaactttattccttttcaaaGATGTATAATTTTGCATTGAAAGTGTAAAACCTtctgtttatccactcatctgttgatggacacttggattgtatctactttttggctgttgtccatagtgctatgaacattggagcaCAAGTGCCTGAGGCCGTTTTCAAATCTTTGGGGTATACACCTACCAGTGAACTTGCTGAATCATACAgtgattctatgtttaactttctgaggacttgccaaactgttttccatagcaactgcaccattttacattcccaccaacagtgcacaagggttttaatctctccacatcctcgcattctttccctccccctcaccccatAACAGTCAACCTAACGGGTGTGAAGTAGCATCTcgttgtggctttgatttgctgTTCCCTAATTCTTCTCTCCTAGCACTGGATTTTATTACCGCCCTGGCAGAGGAGAGGCATCCTAGGGGCAGTGCCAGGCCAGGcgagggctgggcagggggagtGTTTCTCAGCCTGTGTGGCTGGGCTCAGATTTGGAACTGGAGCAGTTAGTGAGGGCTCTCGGAGACTAAGCCTGGCGTGGGGGTCCCTGGGTCTGGGTTGGGAGATTCTGTCAGTGAGAAACGAGTGGTCCACTCACTCTGTCATGTCCACGAGTGTCCCTGGAGCgggatggggagagatgggagagGAGCCGAGTCTCAGGGAGAGAAGTTGACCCGGTGGGTCTATGAGAGCCCAGAGGCAGGGGGACACTGCGTCCACATCCTGCAGGGCTGGTATGGGGAGAGGCCGCCTGGCCACCAGGGCCCCTCCTCTGGGCATCCCAGGGGGGCCACAAGGCCGAAGTGGGCAAGCTGGGGCTCAGAGGTCATCATAATGATGTGTCATAGGGCCTCACCATAGTTGGTGGACTGGCTGCCCACAAAACATGTTCCAATTGCCCATCTTTTCCGGGGTTTACTTGCCattgatatatcttctttggagaaatgtctattcaagtcctttgccaatttttggattgggttttttgttgctgttgagttgtaagagttctttacatattttggacattaatccttaacagatatatggtttgcaaatacaggtgacccttgaacaacttggggGCTAGGGACATTGACCCTCCTCACAGTCGAAAATTTGAGTACAACTTTACAGCAACCCTTCCTATACGTGGTTCCTCCGTCTTTGCAGTTCCACATCTgaagattcaaccaacctcagatcacGCAGTGTTAACATATACTACTGAAAAAATTCTGCGTATTAGTGGACCTGCACGGTTCAAACCTGTGttcttcaagggtcaactatactttctcccattctgtgagttgcctctttcactctcttgatagtatcctttgatgAACTAATGTCTAATATTCacagtccaatttatctttttcttttgttgcctgtgcttttggcaagaaatcattgccaaattcagTATCATAAAGATTTTCCCCTACATTCTAAGAACTACCTTTAGTTCTTATGTTTAAAAGCAATTCATTTCTATTGGATCTCACAAACCTATCAGGagatgctatggtctgaatgtttgtaactccccaaaattcatatgctgaaccCCTAACCTCaaaagatgatggtattaggaggtgagtgagattaattttttttaatttatttttggctgtgttgggtctttgtcactgcacgcgagctttctctagttgcggcgagcgggggctactcttcgttgcagtgtgcgggcttctcattgcggtggcttctcttgttgcagagcacgggctataggcacgcaggcttcagtagttgtggcacacaggctcagtagtcgtggcacacgggcttagttgctccacggccatgtgggatcttcccggaccagggctcaaacacgtgtcccctgcattggcaggcggattcttaaccactgtgccaccaggcaagccccaatTAATGTTCCTATAAAAACATGCCAGAGATCCCtagccccttctaccatgtgaggacacagcaagaaggcactgGCTACGAACCAGGAGGGCCCTCAAGAGACCTTGACCAtactggtgccttgatcttggacttctcggCCTCCAGAACGGCGAGAAATTAATGTTTGTTGTTTacaagccatccagtctgtggagGTGAAGAAACATTGGCCCTTCTGCACAGATCATGTGAGGAGGAATGCCCAGGCTCTCTCCTGAGTTAGGGCTGCCTCCTGGTCCTGGCATGCTTCTCCCTGCTCTAGGTATTGACAAGtgtatttatgaaaaatttttttaatgtggtactACTTAGATGGTTTTTAAACttgcttttcttcactgtatatttgGTGGATACCTTTTAACATTAGTACATATAGACCTAATTCATATACTTTTAACATCTGCTCGAACCATTATGTGAGAATTTACTtctgagactttttaaaaacttgagtCAAGGATACAGGTGTTCACTGTgctattctttcaaattttatgcaggttaaaattttttaaaatctacttcaaCCTGTCTTTATAGGTGGAACTTTTTTCAAAAGTTTATGAAAAACCATGATTATGAATTCCCTTGAAAGATAGGAAAGATTCCATGGTATTTGTATATGTCCTACGTGTTCGGAATTTTCCATCTCAAAGTACATAGCTGTTCAACCCCAGAAGCCAGAACAAACTCCTACGTTTTACTGAGCTCATGCTTCTGACTTTGCCTCTGAAGCTTTTATGATGTTCCTTAATAGTCTATAATTTCCTCCAACTTTCTTCCAGGAGCTTGATGTAGATCAAGCCACGAAATAAAACTCATTTCAAGCTGCAGTCGACTCTTGGAATCTTTACTACTTTTTGAAATTGTCCGGCCATAAGATGATTTCAATCCGTCAAGGCCAACGTCCTGGCAGTCCAAGGCACACGAGCCTCTCAGTCCCAGCCTCCGGCCACCTCCCACTGCCCTGGGACACGCAGAGCTCTCGCACGGGCTGCAAGGCTTCTCTGCTAAGCCGGGCATCTCCGTGGCTAAAGCCCTCATCCCCCTCAAGTTTTGCTCATCACTAAGGCCCACTCTGAGTGCTCTATTTGGAACAGCACCCAGCTTCCCCAGCCCTGCGTGCATTCCTCAACTCTTTTTACCAAGTGATAGGTGAACACTGAAACCTGTGGAGCTATGGATCTAGAAAGTCCTTAGGAGAGAGGAGACTGAAGAAGAGCAgttagaaacaaaacaaggagATAGGCCGCAGAGGACGGGCCAAGAGAGGTTCTCGGCCTGGCCAGCTCAGCACAGGGCCGTGTGGCTGCCTGCTCAGAAAGCCAAGGCCACAGCTTGGTCTGACAACTATCCCTCACCTTCATGAAGTCACCTTCTCCAGCTGTTCTCTTTCAGGCCTCCTCTTTTAATGGTTACGCGAATCTAGGTGACCTGGGGCTAAGATACTTGATCCTTTCCACAGGCAACGTAACTGAAACATTGTAGGCATAACTTGTTCAATTATAGCAGGTTCTCAGAGCactttttttcatcttcctttcaCTACATTTAGTATTTGGTATGgattctcatttttctcactgCCTTGTATTTcagattatatataaataagtaggACGCTAATGACTCTAGGAGATTAAGCCTTGCTTgcaaacagtatttttaaatcatagcCCTTCTCCGTTTACAAAGCCCCATTgcatctattttctcatttaatcactCTCAAATTGAagaagaggcttccctggtggcgcagtggttgaaagtccgcctgccgatgcaggggacacaggttcgtgccctggtccgggaagatcccacatgccgcagagcggctgggcccatgagccatggccactgagcctgcgcgtctggagcctgtgctccgcaacgggagaggccacaacagtgagaggcccgcgtaccgcaaaaaaaaaaaaaaaaaaaaaatcgaagaaGAGGTATCAATCTCCTTAAAATGCCTGGCTACCCTACTGACAGATGGTTTGGGGGTCCTGAGTAAACATGTGGGACAGAGTCCTTTATTCATTATGACTCACAAAACAGCCTCCAGCGCCCCTGCAAGGAAGAGGATGGACAGAGTGTCCTGAGTAAGCAGGTGGCGGTGAGTTGGCCTGTCCCCTTACTCCTGTCCCCTATTTCCTGTTGCACTTCTCTTTACCAGAGGCCAGAATCATTAAACCCTCAAGTCAGTAAGTTAATGATCTTCCACCAATAAACAGAAACTCTAAACCTGCAGGGGAGTTTAAAGCAGCAGATGGAAATGTTACAGTAAAGAGACACCCCaactcccaccctgcccccctcAGCATGCGACAGGCTGCTGCTGCACTTGATCCAAGCCCAAGATCACACCTAAAATCCTCACGTAGTTCTCAGACAGCCCTCCCGCAAGGTACCCGGCGACCACCTTGTCTgggcctccccacctcccactcacTCCTGAACCGACCCACAAAGCCCACACTCTACAGCCAGAGCGTCCGAATTCCCCAGTGCTCTAAAGCTGTGCTGTACCTGGGTGATGACTTGACATCAAGTCCACCAAGTCATCCATTAGCCTGGTGTACCCAGCTCTCCCTACTGCCCATGCCATCCTCACAGAGCCAACTTCCCGCCTCCAAAATGCATTTACCCTCAATCATGACAGTGCAAACTCCTTGTTATGAAATCTGTATTTGAACAACCTTTCCAGAGATAATCCTACTGCCTTACAAGCAACTGAGAGATTTGGAAACCCTCATCATCATAATAGGAACGGACTCCTCTGCTCCTTGTTGATATGAAACAAACAAGCCTTCAGCACTCTTGCAGTGACGAGAGCAGCTGCAAGATCATACCCACTGGTGACCCCAAAAGACCCCTCTGAAAGGAGAACCCGGGTGTGAGAATGTATCAGCATTCAAAGAGCCACGGGAGAGCACTCGAGGTGGAAAGAACAGCAAGTGCAAGTGCCCAGGGGCCGCAAGGGCTTGGTGCGTGCTAAGAGTAGataggaaaataagagaaatgataGCAAGCAAGGAACAGGCCAGGGGAGAGGTTAGAAAGGTGGACAGAAATCAGATCTGCAGGATAGAAACATGTGAATTGCATTCCACATGCAATGGGaagcagtttttgttttctgtttttttgtgaggAATGACAcaatctgatttatgtttttaaaagacttcTCTAAGGGCCCTGTGGAGAATAGATGGAGGCACCTGCAATAGGCCTGGTGAGTAATTATAGTAGCTTGGACTAGGGGAGCGGTCATAAATAGCTAAGTAAGCATACgagaaagctgattttttttttttaatggtacaaaACTGAGTATTTTCAACATTACGTAGGTTTTCTCTTACAGTCATTCTTGTGATTTTTACAGACGACTGCAAATTATAAATGTAACACTAGAACAAGAGTTTCCAAAGTGGAGCTTGGggtcaaatattttgttttgcccacagtttattttttgttaagttgatatttaaaaatcaggatttcCAATTTCTCTTGTAAATTGCTATGTCTGACAGACAACAGTTGGCTAGTGACAAGTGGATAGAGCACAGGCTTTCTGATTTACCCCAGTCCCCACTCCCAGCACCCTTCTTTACACATTGATACCACATGCTGGAAAGGTATCCGAGTTTTCTACTCCTTTTGTCAGGAACCACTTAAGGATGCCACAAGTCCCTGCTCACATAAAAGTATCTCAGTTTGGACCCTGAAATAGAGAGGCAGGTTCGTCCCAACTCACCTGAACACAATTTTGATGAACAGTGGGTTTTAAGTTTTATGTGGCCTGCCAGCACCAGTGACAGGCACCCAAAACTTCACAGTTCAAGCTTAGAGACAATTATATTCTGATACAACTaaaccaaagggaaaaagaaaaacacctgcCCCGCCCATGTCAATACTGCACACTCCTACTTCTCAGGCTTCCTCATTTTGCACACCAGGGAGCAACACAAGTACCGCCGGACTGTAAGCTCTCGATGGACAGGGACCCATCCCTCCATCACAGAGCCCGTGCCTCGCACACAGCAGACACTCCACCATGTGAAAACGAAATCCAAGACACGCTCAGCACTTGGCCATCTATGACACACTCGGAAAGGAATAATTCTCAATTTGATGACTTTCCATTCCACCAGAAAAAGGCATCTGGAATTTGAGGGATGTAGAAATGTCAATCATTTATAGCAAAGATGATCTCCAAGGCGctgggtgtgtgcgtgtggtgtgtgtgtgaactaTTTCACACCTGAACTGTTTCGAGCCTCTGAACCTTTGCCTCTCTACCTCCTTCCACCTCGCTTTCTCTCATCACACCCACTCCTttcaccaccacccaccctcGCCAGGATAAATGAGATAACTCCAGCAGAACACTGGTTAACATTAACTAATCCCTCTTaagttttaattcttttcaaaGCTTCATAAAGTTTGGGAACTAGAAAAGTCAACCATAAacgcaccccccacccccgcgcccCAGAATTTGCAATTTTCTGGTCAAAATTTCCTCTTCAGGGCCAGGGCCTTTGGCGCCCGTGGCAGCATCCACCTGCCTGGCCGCGGAGCCCACGCCCCAGCCGCAGGCCCGTACCCGAGGCCGGCCGCTTCACGTCCCCACCCCGCCTCGTTTGCGGAACAGGGATAACAATAACCCCAGCGGGTTTCTCCCCCGTGGGGTTGCGGGAGAAATGCACAACGTTTGGCATACATTCAGCATCCAGCTTGGCAGCTCCCGGCGGCATCTTCATCGTCCTGGGCGAGGTGGGCCGGGCCGCGCTGGGCAGACCGGCGCTCGGGGAGGGTCTGGGGACAGGGGCCGGGCGGGCGCGGCTCACCCACCTGCAGGCGGACGTTGAGCATCATGGAAGCCACGATGTAGAGGTAGGGGAAGTTGATGCGCAACCGCCAGGCCAGGTCGAAAAAGATGAGCAGCGTGCGGGTCAGCCCCTTGCAGAAGACCCCATAGGAGCGGGCGGCGGCCGAGCGCGACAGCCGGACAGCCAGGCCCGACAGAGCCGCCGCCATATAGACCGgcgcccgccgcccgcccgccgcgcACCGACCGGCAGCTGACCCGGCCCTCCCGGCGCTCCGaagcccgcccgcccgccctctCGGCGCCGCGACGCCTCCGGGCCTCCACCCCGGCCGCTGGCCCGCTCTGAGGGAGCAAAGGAGGCGGCGGTGAGGCGGGCGGGCGGGCCGCGGAGAAGGGAGTCCACGGGGAGGGGAGTCAACACGTCACGCTCGGGGAAGAGCCGCAGCGAGCCGGGGCCAGGTGCCAGCCCGGCCGCGCAACCTGACGTCACACTGCCCGCGCCGCGCCTGCgtgccccggccccgcccccgaggctccgcccaggccccgcccccgttTACCTTCCCCAGGTGAGAAGCGCATGCGTAGGCTAGGTGGCGCGAAGAGGCCGGCTGATGCGCTGTGTTCGTCCGCTCCCTAGTGGAGGAGCTGAGGAGCTGAACAGTGGGTTTAGGGTGGCACAACGACGTGAATGTACTTGATGCTGctgaactttaaaattattagaatagtaaattttgtgttatgtgtcttaccacaattaaaaaaagaaaaaaaggaaagcttggGGCCAACAGGCAGAACTTACTCCTCGTGTAGATTACAGTGTCAACTTACATATAGTTTAATCTTTTAATagttatattaattataaagcctctgatgtaaaaattttaaatattgaaactTTCAAAACTTCTAGtgttctgtggtttttttttttttttttttctgcggcacgcgggcctctcactgccgtggcctcccccgccgcagagcacaggctccggacgcgcaggcccagcggccctggctcacgggcccaaacgctccgcggcacgtgggatcctcccagaccggggcacgaacccgcgtcctccgcatcggcatgcagactcccaaccagtgcgccatcagggaagccctgttctgtgGTTTTAAGGGGATTTTTTTTACAGTGAGTTTTCACATTCCTGCTTAAGCATATAGGTTTCTATTAAAGATTTGTGGGCGGTGTTTGTGTTTCTCGTTTCAGACACAGTATTTCATGTCATTACTTAAGCCCACCCAAGAGAAAGTCTGGGAATTTAGTTCAGGTGGGAAAAAAGTTTCATTggttaaatgaaaaacaagtccTTTAAGAAAGAGACAATAGAAAGCAACAGTGTAAGAtggatttaaatgtatttaaatttaaaaatcctttgtcCCCAAATGGATTTGTGATAATAATTGTTTCAAAAAATcacttaagggacttccctggtggcgcagtggttaagaatccgcctgccagtgcaggggatacgggttcgagccctggtccgggaagatcccacatggccgtggagcaactaagcccctgtgccacgactactgagcctgcgctctagagcccgtgagccacaactactgaagcccgtgcacctagagcccgtgctctgcaacaagagaagccaccgcaatgagaagcacgcccacggcaacgaagagtagcccgcgctcgccacaactagagaaagcccgcgtacagcaacgaagaccaaacgcagacaataaataaataaataaaaagtaaaataaaaaatttaaaaatcattgaagagaattcccttgcggtccagtggttaggactccatgcttacACTGCAAGGGgagcgggttcgatccctggtaggggaactaagatcctgcaagcctcccggtgctgccaaaaaaaaaaaaaaaatcatttaaaatttctctacCACAAAATGAATTCatattcagaatctttttttttttttttttttttttttttttttatgcgttacgcgggcctctcactgttgtggcctctcccgttgcggaggacaggctccggacgcgcaggcccagcggccatggctcgcgggcccagccgctccgcggcacgtgggatcttcccagaccggggcacgaacccgcgtcccctgcatcggcaggcggactctcaaccactgcgccaccagggaagcccccagaatcttttttaaacatgctttttttccctctgtagtGCAAAGGGGAAGATTATAAACTACATAAGGCATTTCTAGTATTGTCATTGTAACTATTATTTagattatcatttttctttatatgtctactgtttaaaaagaattgtacttttaaaaaaaattttatttatttatttatttatttatttaggctgcgttgggtctctgttgctgcg includes:
- the LOC116739568 gene encoding small integral membrane protein 10-like protein 2A isoform X2, with the translated sequence MAAALSGLAVRLSRSAAARSYGVFCKGLTRTLLIFFDLAWRLRINFPYLYIVASMMLNVRLQVHIEIH
- the LOC116739568 gene encoding small integral membrane protein 10-like protein 2A isoform X1, translated to MAAALSGLAVRLSRSAAARSYGVFCKGLTRTLLIFFDLAWRLRINFPYLYIVASMMLNVRLQAAGQRTCWVLSHEESSHILRKEDTA